Proteins encoded together in one Bactrocera neohumeralis isolate Rockhampton chromosome 4, APGP_CSIRO_Bneo_wtdbg2-racon-allhic-juicebox.fasta_v2, whole genome shotgun sequence window:
- the LOC126754549 gene encoding 2-amino-3-ketobutyrate coenzyme A ligase, mitochondrial isoform X1, with product MPIFSKYALFRGANSVRRQSQRLFAVSNAHASASAAARPALSQFRDILSKQITGIKDAGTYKMERIITSSQSTEITVDGTQKRILNFCANNYLGLANNPEVVNYSKELLDKYGAGLSSVRFICGTQTIHKQLEKKIAQFHGREDAILYASCFDANAGIFEAILTPDDAVFSDELNHASIIDGIRLCKAQKQRYKHRDMSDLEKQLQSSTARLKLIVTDGVFSMDGNIAPLPKIVDLAAKYDALVFIDECHATGFFGATGRGTEEYHNLLGRVDIINSTLGKALGGAAGGYTTGPKELITLLRQKSRPYLFSNSLPPPVVATGIKVMDMLMDSDQLSQRVQSNTKRFRDAMTKAGFIIAGENHPICPVMLGDARLASIFADQMLSRGIYVIGFSYPVVPKGKARIRVQISAAHTTDDVDHAVAAFIDVGKSLKVIK from the exons GCGCTAACAGCGTTCGACGCCAGAGTCAACGACTCTTCGCCGTGTCCAACGCCCACGCCTCGGCCTCGGCCGCCGCTCGTCCAGCATTGAGCCAGTTTCGTGATATACTGAGCAAGCAAATTACGGGCATCAAGGATGCCGGCACCTATAAAATGGAGCGCATTATCACCTCTTCACAGAGCACAGAGATCACCGTGGATGGCACACAGAAACGCATCTTGAATTTTTGCGCAAATAATTATCTCGGTTTGGCG AACAATCCCGAAGTGGTAAACTACAGCAAAGAGCTGCTGGATAAATATGGTGCCGGTCTTAGCTCGGTACGTTTCATTTGCGGCACACAAACGATACATAAGCAGCTGGAAAAGAAAATTGCCCAGTTCCATGGGCGTGAGGATGCCATTTTGTATGCGTCTTGCTTTGATGCCAATGCCGGTATATTCGAAGCAATCCTGACGCCTGACGACGCCGTCTTTTCCGATGAACTGAATCACGCCTCCATTATTGATGGCATACGTTTATGTAAGGCGCAGAAGCAGCGCTATAAGCATCGTGATATGAGTG ATCTCGAAAAGCAACTGCAATCTTCAACGGCGCGTCTCAAGCTGATTGTCACCGATGGCGTCTTCTCAATGGATGGCAACATCGCGCCTTTGCCGAAGATTGTCGATCTCGCTGCCAAATATGATGCGTTGGTCTTTATCGATGAATGCCATGCAACGGGTTTCTTTGGCGCCACCGGACGTGGTACTGAGGAATACCACAATCTCCTGGGTCGTGTGGATATTATCAATTCCACTTTGGGCAAAGCACTTGGTGGTGCTGCTGGTGGTTATACCACTGGTCCGAAAGAATTGATTACGCTACTGCGTCAAAAGTCGCGCCCTTATCTCTTCTCCAACTCCCTACCACCACCAGTAGTGGCAACTGGCATTAAGGTTATGGATATGCTAATGGATTCCGATCAGTTGTCACAGCGCGTACAAAGCAATACAAAACGTTTTCGCGATGCCATGACTAAGGCGGGCTTTATAATCGCTGGCGAAAATCATCCAATTTGCCCCGTGATGTTGGGCGATGCTCGTCTCGCCTCCATATTCGCTGATCAAATGCTTT CGCGTGGCATTTATGTCATTGGCTTTAGCTATCCAGTGGTTCCCAAAGGCAAGGCGCGTATTCGTGTACAAATATCGGCGGCGCATACAACGGACGACGTCGATCATGCCGTGGCCGCATTTATCGATGTCGGCAAGTCGCTCAAGGTTATTAAGTAA
- the LOC126754549 gene encoding 2-amino-3-ketobutyrate coenzyme A ligase, mitochondrial isoform X2 — protein sequence MIKEIFSGANSVRRQSQRLFAVSNAHASASAAARPALSQFRDILSKQITGIKDAGTYKMERIITSSQSTEITVDGTQKRILNFCANNYLGLANNPEVVNYSKELLDKYGAGLSSVRFICGTQTIHKQLEKKIAQFHGREDAILYASCFDANAGIFEAILTPDDAVFSDELNHASIIDGIRLCKAQKQRYKHRDMSDLEKQLQSSTARLKLIVTDGVFSMDGNIAPLPKIVDLAAKYDALVFIDECHATGFFGATGRGTEEYHNLLGRVDIINSTLGKALGGAAGGYTTGPKELITLLRQKSRPYLFSNSLPPPVVATGIKVMDMLMDSDQLSQRVQSNTKRFRDAMTKAGFIIAGENHPICPVMLGDARLASIFADQMLSRGIYVIGFSYPVVPKGKARIRVQISAAHTTDDVDHAVAAFIDVGKSLKVIK from the exons GCGCTAACAGCGTTCGACGCCAGAGTCAACGACTCTTCGCCGTGTCCAACGCCCACGCCTCGGCCTCGGCCGCCGCTCGTCCAGCATTGAGCCAGTTTCGTGATATACTGAGCAAGCAAATTACGGGCATCAAGGATGCCGGCACCTATAAAATGGAGCGCATTATCACCTCTTCACAGAGCACAGAGATCACCGTGGATGGCACACAGAAACGCATCTTGAATTTTTGCGCAAATAATTATCTCGGTTTGGCG AACAATCCCGAAGTGGTAAACTACAGCAAAGAGCTGCTGGATAAATATGGTGCCGGTCTTAGCTCGGTACGTTTCATTTGCGGCACACAAACGATACATAAGCAGCTGGAAAAGAAAATTGCCCAGTTCCATGGGCGTGAGGATGCCATTTTGTATGCGTCTTGCTTTGATGCCAATGCCGGTATATTCGAAGCAATCCTGACGCCTGACGACGCCGTCTTTTCCGATGAACTGAATCACGCCTCCATTATTGATGGCATACGTTTATGTAAGGCGCAGAAGCAGCGCTATAAGCATCGTGATATGAGTG ATCTCGAAAAGCAACTGCAATCTTCAACGGCGCGTCTCAAGCTGATTGTCACCGATGGCGTCTTCTCAATGGATGGCAACATCGCGCCTTTGCCGAAGATTGTCGATCTCGCTGCCAAATATGATGCGTTGGTCTTTATCGATGAATGCCATGCAACGGGTTTCTTTGGCGCCACCGGACGTGGTACTGAGGAATACCACAATCTCCTGGGTCGTGTGGATATTATCAATTCCACTTTGGGCAAAGCACTTGGTGGTGCTGCTGGTGGTTATACCACTGGTCCGAAAGAATTGATTACGCTACTGCGTCAAAAGTCGCGCCCTTATCTCTTCTCCAACTCCCTACCACCACCAGTAGTGGCAACTGGCATTAAGGTTATGGATATGCTAATGGATTCCGATCAGTTGTCACAGCGCGTACAAAGCAATACAAAACGTTTTCGCGATGCCATGACTAAGGCGGGCTTTATAATCGCTGGCGAAAATCATCCAATTTGCCCCGTGATGTTGGGCGATGCTCGTCTCGCCTCCATATTCGCTGATCAAATGCTTT CGCGTGGCATTTATGTCATTGGCTTTAGCTATCCAGTGGTTCCCAAAGGCAAGGCGCGTATTCGTGTACAAATATCGGCGGCGCATACAACGGACGACGTCGATCATGCCGTGGCCGCATTTATCGATGTCGGCAAGTCGCTCAAGGTTATTAAGTAA